A window of Pecten maximus chromosome 12, xPecMax1.1, whole genome shotgun sequence genomic DNA:
GAGGGACCTGATatctgtatgtgttgtgtatactaCTGACCAGGGGAAGGGACGTGATATCTGTACTACTGACCAGGGGTAGGGACGTGATatctgtatgtctgtactaCTGACCAGGGGTAGGGACGTGATatctgtatgtctgtactaCTGACCAGGGGGAGGGACGTGACATCTGTACTACTGAACAGGGGGAGGGACGTGATatctgtatgtctgtactaCTGACCAGGGGGAGGGACGTGATATCTGTACTACTGACCAGGGGGAGTGACGTGATATCTGTATGTCTGTACTTCTGACCAGGGGGAGGGATGTGATATCTGAGTAGTATAGGTGTCCACCTGTATGTCAGTACTACTGACCAGGGGGAGGGATGTGACATCTGTATGTCAGTACTTACCAGGGGGAGGGACGTGATatctgtatgtctgtactaCTGACCAGGGGGAGGGACGTGATATCTGTACTACTGACCAGGTGGAGGGACGCGATATCAGTATGTCTGTACTACTGACCGGGGTAGGGACGTGATATCAGTATGTCTGTACTACTGACCAGGGGAAGGGACGTGATATCTGTATGTCTATTCTACTTACCTGGGGGAGGGACGTGACAtctgtatgtctgtattacatgtacttacctGGGGGAGGGACGTGACAtctgtatgtctgtattacatgtacttacctGGGGGAGGAACACTCAGGCTCATTAGACTTTGTAAATTCTGTTTCTGCTGATTTTTCTTAAATTCCATTCGTTCTTTCCTCTTGTCAGGATCAATGTTGAGGTGCTGACATGCCACCTCGTCAATCTTTGGTTTGATCACATGAAAGATCTTAGGATTAACCACCTGTTCTATCACTCTTTCCACACCAGTAGCCAGCATTCCTGACCTGTAACATACACAACAAACATCTGAATATACTTCTGAGAGTGAAAGAGTAGAACAGATCATTAATGTATCATTAAAAGGTAAGCTAGCTATATAGGTAGTCAGTCCCGATAGATTTTAAATAAAAGTCAGTCCCAATAGATTTGATATAGCTAGTCAGTCCCAATAGATTTGATATAGCTAGTCAGTCTCAATGGATTTGATATAGCTAGTCAGTCCCAATAGATTTGATATAGCTAGTCAGTCTCAATGGATTTGATATAGctagtcagtaccaatagatTTTTTATATAGCTAGTCAGTCCCAATAGATTTGATATAGCTAGTCAGTACCAATGGATTTGATATAGctagtcagtaccaatagatTTGATATAGCAGTCAGTCCCAATAGATTTGATATAGCTAGTCAGTCCCGATAGATTTGATATAGCCAGTCAGTCTCAATAGATTTGATATAGCTAATCAGTCCCAATAGATTTGATATAGCAGTCAGTCCCAATAGATTTGATATAGCTAATCAGTCCCAATAGATTTTATATAGCTAATCAGTCCCAATAGATTTTATACAGCTAATCAGTCCCAATAGATTTGATATAGCAGTCAGTCCCAATAGATTTGATATAGCTAGTCAGTCTCAATGGATTTGATATAGCTAGTCAGTCTCAATGGATTTGATATAGCTAGTCAGTCCCAATAGATTTGATATAGCTAGTCAGTCTCAATGGATTTGATATAGCTAATCAGTACCAATAGATTTGATATTATAGctagtcagtaccaatagatTTGATATAGCCAGTCAGTCTCAATGGATTTGATATAGCTAATCAGTCCCAATAGATTTGATATAGCTAGTCAGTCCCAATAAATTTGATATAGCTAGTCAGTCAGTACCAATAGATTTGATATAGctagtcagtaccaatagatTTGATATAGCCAGTCAGTCTCAATGGATTTGATATAGCTAATCAGTCCCAATAGATTTGATATAGCTAGTCAGTCCCAATAAATTTGATATAGCTAGTCAGTCAGTACCAATAGATTTGATATAGctagtcagtaccaatagatTTGATATAGCCAGTCAGTCCCAATAGATTTTATATAGCTAGTCAGTCCCAATAGATTTGATATAGCTAGTCAGTCTCAATGGATTTGATATAGCTAATCAGTACCAATAGATTTGATATTATAGctagtcagtaccaatagatTTGATATAGCCAGTCAGTCTCAATGGATTTGATATAGCTAATCAGTCCCAATAGATTTGATATAGCTAGTCAGTCCCAATAAATTTGATATAGCTAGTCAGTCAGTACCAATAGATTTGATATAGctagtcagtaccaatagatTTGATATAGCCAGTCAGTCTCAATGGATTTGATATAGCTAATCAGTCCCAATAGATTTGATATAGCTAGTCAGTCCCAATAAATTTGATATAGCTAGTCAGTCAGTACCAATAGATTTGATATAGctagtcagtaccaatagatTTGATATAGCCAGTCAGTCCCAATAGATTTTATATAGCTAGTCAGTCTCAATGGATTTGATATAGCTAGTCAGTCCCAATAGATTTTATATAGCTAATCAGTCCCAATAGATTTGATATAGCAGTCAGTCTCAATAGATTTGATATAGCTAGTCAGTCCCAATGGATTTGATATAGCTAGTCAGTCCCAATAGATTTTATATAGCTAATCAGTCCCAATAGATTTTATATAGCAGTCAGTCTCAATAGATTTGATATAGCTAGTCAGTCTCAATAGATTTGATATAGCTAGTCAGTCTCAATGGATTTGATATAGCTAGTCAGTCTCAATGGATTTGATATAGCTAGTCAGTCCCAATAGATTTGATATAGCTAGTCAGTCCCATGGACATATTACACCGTAGTCTTTGTGACTTTGTCACAGCGGAGACAAAATATTCACAGGGTTGGTTcatgttttatctttaaatgtttattacatactttACTTGTAAATTGTTTATTCAACAGAGCAGATTTGACAGAAATTAGATGAAGATAAACCCATAGGGGATTAGGAGGTTTACCTTTAAAAAGTTTTATATtcataaacaaaaacagaggCTTTGATACACAATGGATGAGGAATGATGCTAGACAAAAAGGTGATATAAATAGTTCACCATAAGACTTCGGCTCGAGTGACCTAACAAAAGTCCATACACTTATCATAATTAGGTATATATCAGAGAAATCCCCATCTTACCCAAGTATACAATTCTGCACTTTCATGCTAGACACAGAAGTATAGAAAGTTTCATAAATGTAAGTGACAATTTGATCCAAACTCTTTTATGGCAGcaacaatctgattaaaatcagctgtcaTGTTATACAGCTTAGTTTGCTATGTAGAGAATATGTTCCAAGAAGAGAAAACAAAGCCATATTAACAGCTTAACAGACAATTGACATGGATAATTACTGGTTGATCTGGCGTCGCAAGCTGTCCCTGAGATGGTTCTTGTTGAGGTTTGGACTCCATACTTGGCGTGTCAAGAAGCGTGATACGTAGCCCTCTACCCTTTGTCGCAGATTCTGGAAGGCAggctgaaaaaaacaaaaattttttttgaaacttCTAGCAAATTTATcaattcaaaaaataaaatgtgcaACTTCCGACCCTGAACATCAGTCCCCTTATGGTCAGTAAGGgctgatatgtgtgtataccatcaaacagCCATCcaatactgataattctaactaAGTTAAAATTCATTCCGATGGTTAGTCAACAAATgagagtcaaaaatgtgatttccctatataaaccaTATTGACTTTTACTCCCTTATATATAAGCTTCCCGGGAGGAAATATCAgacccagggtcatgaaattcacaaatttggTGAAGCAACTCAAAACCCATGTATTAACAGACCTCGATTGATGGAACTCCAGAAGAACTTTGAAAAGTGTTTTCAAAGGCGATGGCATCTTGGATTTTCGTGTGACCAAAAAATAACAGTACTTGGTAAAGACCATGAAAATTTCAGGCAAGGTTGAGCTAAATCCCAGCTGGGGAGCTACTGTACATTATGCAATGATAAAAACAGCACATTGAGCTAAATCCCAGCTGGGGAGCTACTGTACATTATGCAATGATAAAAATAGCATATTTTCCAAACATAAAtggtagttatctcccttgataaACACAAATTAGAGCCATTAATTGTAAAAGGTTAGTATTCTGTACACGTGTACTGCCATTCTAGGCAATGACTGTTGTATGCACCCTTCATATTAAAGTACCTATTATTCTTATTCTACATATGTAACATCAAAATCAAGCAGAATTACAGATATGATATGAACTACAGTACATTTTTACAAGAccatgaatatatataacaaccaaGGTATGGCTGATATGAAGATCCCAGTACCTGAAAACAGGTTGAATCAGGTTTGATGAGAGCAAAGGTTAAAAAATTGTACCCGACCATGGCATGGGTACCCATCAAAATACTTGAACTCTCATGATCAACCTCCATTAGTACCAAAGGTcaaaaatggagaaaaaaatacaatatcccAGTCATTTACTCTGTTTTCACTTACCAGAGATATACTTTATCAAGCTATCTGTAATAtgtgtagcaggccgggttttaattgtaaatgctgtacatagttgtatggtcgccttctagcttccggctagggggaatttccctttagctcagttggtagagcggcggaccagtaagccgagggttgCGGGTTCGttcccggctggctgcacactactactccttgaacttttacattggtgccgcagaccactccaagtgaaagcaagAGGCTTCATTGGAGATAGAACCTGGGTTGGTGTGTTCGGGGGCAAACACGTTTGAAGGAGCTCgaggg
This region includes:
- the LOC117339801 gene encoding biorientation of chromosomes in cell division protein 1-like, which gives rise to MSTTTTGKDTEADPKVVRDILDKLKSEGLFDQFRRDCLADVDTKPAFQNLRQRVEGYVSRFLTRQVWSPNLNKNHLRDSLRRQINQSGMLATGVERVIEQVVNPKIFHVIKPKIDEVACQHLNIDPDKRKERMEFKKNQQKQNLQSLMSLSVPPPV